Proteins from a genomic interval of Nocardia sp. BMG51109:
- a CDS encoding NCS2 family permease, protein MTEVQTRTIRAATRSPVDRLFGLSARRTSMSREIRGGITTFVAMAYVVLLVPLMLGGATDIDGNHLGIAQITTATAFSAGLSTVLMGLVGNVPLALAAGLGVVPVVAFQAAPHMTWPQAMGLVVLMGVVIVIMAATGLRTMIINAIPPALKNAIGVGIGMFIAMIGLVSSGVVGHGSPTGPPVGLGPDGHLQGWPVVVFGVGLLLMLALYIRKVPGAILISIAAATALAILINATGDIAPEDWGTVVPEVPEKLFAAPDFGLMLNVDLFGGFARAGALTAGVVLFTLVLTGFFDAMGTIFGVCDEAGLLDEQGRMPGLGRVLTTDGVAQIIGGASGGAGSTVYVESATGVGEGARTGLASVVTGGLFCLAVFFTPIAGVVPIQAASPALVLVGALMMTQARKIDWGDLEVAVPAFLTVVAMPFTYSITNGVGAGLIAYTVIKAARGKFREIHWLVWVVTVVFTAYFAISGIEVLLGG, encoded by the coding sequence ATGACCGAAGTACAGACCCGCACCATCCGCGCGGCCACCCGATCACCGGTGGACCGGCTGTTCGGACTGAGTGCGCGGCGCACGAGTATGTCACGCGAAATACGCGGCGGCATCACCACTTTCGTCGCGATGGCCTACGTGGTCCTGCTGGTGCCGCTGATGCTGGGCGGAGCCACCGACATCGACGGCAACCATCTCGGCATCGCCCAGATCACTACGGCCACGGCGTTTTCCGCCGGACTGTCCACCGTCCTGATGGGCCTGGTCGGTAACGTGCCGCTGGCGCTGGCGGCCGGGCTCGGCGTGGTGCCCGTGGTGGCCTTCCAGGCCGCCCCGCACATGACGTGGCCGCAGGCCATGGGCCTGGTGGTGCTGATGGGCGTGGTCATCGTGATCATGGCCGCCACCGGCCTGCGGACCATGATCATCAACGCGATTCCGCCGGCGTTGAAGAACGCGATCGGCGTCGGTATCGGCATGTTCATCGCGATGATCGGCCTGGTGTCGTCCGGGGTGGTCGGGCACGGCTCGCCGACCGGGCCGCCGGTGGGTCTGGGCCCGGACGGGCATCTGCAAGGCTGGCCGGTCGTGGTGTTCGGGGTCGGGCTGCTGCTGATGCTGGCGCTGTACATCCGCAAGGTGCCGGGCGCGATCCTGATCAGTATCGCCGCCGCCACCGCGCTGGCGATCCTCATCAACGCGACAGGGGACATCGCCCCGGAGGATTGGGGGACCGTCGTCCCGGAGGTACCCGAGAAGCTTTTCGCCGCACCGGATTTCGGACTCATGCTGAATGTCGATCTGTTCGGCGGATTCGCCCGGGCCGGCGCGCTCACCGCGGGCGTGGTGCTGTTCACGCTGGTGCTCACCGGGTTCTTCGACGCCATGGGCACGATCTTCGGGGTCTGTGACGAGGCGGGCCTGCTGGACGAGCAGGGCAGGATGCCGGGCCTGGGGCGGGTGCTCACCACCGACGGTGTCGCGCAGATCATCGGCGGGGCGTCCGGCGGCGCGGGCAGTACGGTGTACGTCGAGTCGGCGACGGGTGTCGGTGAGGGCGCCCGTACCGGCCTGGCGAGTGTGGTGACGGGCGGATTGTTCTGCCTGGCCGTATTTTTCACCCCCATCGCCGGCGTGGTGCCGATCCAGGCGGCGTCGCCGGCCCTGGTGCTGGTGGGCGCGCTGATGATGACGCAGGCACGCAAGATCGACTGGGGTGACCTGGAAGTCGCGGTGCCGGCCTTCCTGACCGTCGTCGCGATGCCGTTCACCTACTCGATCACCAACGGCGTCGGCGCGGGCCTGATCGCCTACACGGTGATCAAGGCGGCGCGCGGCAAGTTCCGCGAAATCCATTGGCTGGTGTGGGTGGTGACGGTGGTGTTCACCGCCTACTTCGCCATCTCCGGCATCGAAGTTCTGCTGGGCGGGTGA
- a CDS encoding CdaR family transcriptional regulator: MAAPHPALSTPGTRRLADACRTDIPVLTRRLISAIFTDNPEWTDYTSVPRADLRDGCKRYLTRILDLLAGAAGDPERDDVAASIGRRRADQGVPMEAMLRTFRLGGGIVWEALLDQAEDAGPQEIREAGTAMWTVIDGLSSALVTSYRNTELERVRSDERRRHALIEDLLAGRAHDAVFAARAARELNLPTTGAYLVVAARGDGRPLRAGAETTLSAWGIHSVWHDRVDTTIGLVSLEHRDGAAVMNQLRPLIRGRAGASPAVPGLAHVDSAHALALVALETLPGDATGLVSLDDRYPEALLVRSPDLTDLLSQHTLGPVLELPVKERDVLLDTLAAWLAENCSAANAAPLLHCHRNTVINRLQRISTLLGRPLEGQRSYVELSLALAALELR, encoded by the coding sequence ATGGCGGCGCCGCACCCAGCACTCTCGACTCCGGGCACCCGGCGGCTCGCGGACGCCTGCCGGACGGATATTCCGGTGCTGACCAGGCGGTTGATCTCGGCGATCTTCACCGACAACCCGGAGTGGACCGATTACACCTCGGTCCCGCGGGCGGATCTGCGGGACGGCTGCAAGCGGTATCTGACCCGGATCCTGGATCTACTGGCCGGGGCGGCGGGCGATCCGGAACGCGACGACGTGGCGGCGTCGATCGGCAGGCGCCGCGCCGACCAGGGCGTTCCGATGGAGGCGATGCTGCGCACGTTCCGGCTCGGCGGCGGGATCGTCTGGGAAGCGCTGCTGGACCAGGCCGAGGACGCCGGACCGCAGGAGATCCGGGAGGCCGGTACGGCGATGTGGACGGTGATCGACGGCCTGTCGTCCGCGCTTGTCACCTCCTACCGCAACACCGAACTCGAGCGGGTGCGCAGCGACGAGCGCCGCCGGCACGCGCTGATCGAGGATCTGCTGGCCGGGCGGGCACACGACGCGGTCTTCGCGGCCCGGGCCGCACGCGAGCTGAACCTGCCGACGACCGGTGCGTACCTCGTGGTCGCGGCGCGCGGAGACGGCCGGCCGCTGCGCGCGGGCGCCGAAACGACGTTGTCCGCATGGGGAATTCACTCGGTGTGGCACGACCGGGTGGACACCACGATCGGCCTGGTGTCCCTGGAGCACCGCGACGGCGCCGCCGTGATGAACCAGCTCCGGCCCCTCATCCGCGGCCGTGCCGGCGCCTCACCCGCGGTACCCGGTCTGGCACACGTGGACTCGGCGCACGCGCTGGCGCTCGTCGCACTGGAGACATTGCCCGGCGACGCAACGGGTTTGGTCTCGCTGGACGACCGCTACCCGGAGGCGCTCCTCGTCCGCTCCCCCGACCTGACCGACCTGCTGTCGCAACACACCCTCGGGCCCGTCCTCGAATTACCTGTCAAGGAGCGTGACGTTCTCCTGGACACCTTGGCCGCCTGGCTGGCGGAGAACTGCTCCGCCGCCAACGCCGCCCCGCTCCTGCACTGCCACCGCAACACGGTCATCAACCGCCTGC
- a CDS encoding molybdopterin cofactor-binding domain-containing protein, protein MTSTRATRFPGQVAAPGKGGIGESPLRPDGTLKVKGEFAYSSDLWIDGMLWGATLRSPYPRARIVSVNIGPALALPGVHAVLTSNDVPGRKHYGLDMTWDQPVLAIGEVRHQGEPVVLVAADHPEIARRAVQAVDIEWEVLEPITDPVAVVEDPDGNRVQARGGIVRHQPVRVGDIATGRVLAEVVVREKYDVGIQDQAFLGPESGLVVPAEDGGLDFYVATQWMHNDLAQIAPCLGLTDDKIRMTLAGVGGAFGGREDLSMQIHAGMLALYTGKPVKMVYNREESFFGHVHRHPAQLWYEYGATREGKLTYAKVRIVLDGGAYTSATTNVTGNASSLAVGPYEFPHLEIDAYGVYTNNPPCGAMRGFGAVQACFAHESMMDELAGALGMDPVHVRQINVVTQGSTLATGQVVHAPTPLREMLGRLEAMAPPEGLDATDIRNLPGGASQTTHGEGVARGVGYAVGIKNICFSEGSDDYSTARVRLEVAGGEPVALVHTAAAEVGQGLVTVEAQIARTELGVDRVTIHPADNGIGDAGSTSASRQTYMTGGAVKTACEAVRARVLELAAAKGHTAAANLVGGKVVSGTGEVLAALVDVLDEGAVEEIREYHHRPTTAMDPVTGQGDSHTQLAVCVHRAVVDVDTELGLVKVVALDAVQDVGRIMNRLSLEGQIHGGSVQGLGLAVMEEIQVVDGKVRNPSFTDYLIPTILDTPHQKLEILENADPHAPYGLRGAGEPPTLSSTPAIVAAIRDACRSAGGTGHLTRVPVRPEDIIRSC, encoded by the coding sequence ATGACCTCGACGCGTGCGACCCGTTTCCCCGGGCAGGTGGCCGCGCCGGGGAAGGGCGGTATCGGGGAGAGCCCGCTGCGGCCCGACGGCACGCTGAAGGTGAAGGGGGAGTTCGCCTATTCGTCCGATCTGTGGATCGACGGGATGCTGTGGGGGGCGACGCTGCGCAGCCCGTACCCGCGGGCGCGGATCGTGAGCGTGAATATCGGTCCGGCGCTGGCGCTTCCGGGTGTGCACGCCGTGCTGACCAGCAACGACGTGCCCGGCCGCAAGCATTATGGGCTCGATATGACCTGGGACCAGCCGGTACTGGCCATCGGCGAGGTGCGTCATCAGGGTGAGCCGGTGGTGCTGGTCGCGGCCGACCATCCCGAGATCGCCCGGCGCGCGGTACAAGCCGTCGACATCGAGTGGGAGGTACTGGAGCCGATCACCGATCCCGTTGCGGTGGTGGAGGATCCGGACGGCAACCGGGTCCAGGCACGCGGCGGCATCGTGCGCCACCAGCCGGTGCGGGTCGGCGATATCGCGACCGGCCGGGTCCTCGCCGAGGTGGTGGTGCGTGAGAAGTACGACGTCGGCATCCAGGACCAGGCCTTCCTGGGCCCCGAATCGGGCCTGGTCGTCCCGGCCGAGGACGGCGGTCTCGACTTCTACGTCGCCACCCAGTGGATGCACAACGATCTGGCGCAGATCGCCCCGTGCCTGGGCCTGACCGACGACAAGATCCGCATGACCCTGGCCGGCGTCGGCGGCGCGTTCGGCGGCCGCGAGGACCTGTCCATGCAGATCCATGCCGGCATGCTGGCGCTGTACACCGGTAAGCCGGTCAAGATGGTGTACAACCGCGAGGAATCGTTCTTCGGGCACGTGCACCGCCATCCCGCGCAGCTGTGGTACGAGTACGGCGCCACGCGCGAGGGCAAGCTCACCTACGCGAAGGTGCGGATCGTCCTCGACGGCGGGGCCTACACCTCGGCGACGACCAACGTCACCGGCAACGCCTCCTCACTCGCGGTGGGCCCCTACGAGTTTCCGCACCTCGAGATCGACGCCTACGGCGTCTACACCAACAACCCGCCGTGCGGGGCGATGCGCGGATTCGGCGCCGTGCAGGCGTGTTTCGCACACGAGTCGATGATGGACGAGCTGGCCGGCGCGCTCGGCATGGATCCGGTGCATGTGCGCCAGATCAACGTCGTCACACAGGGTTCCACCCTCGCGACGGGCCAGGTGGTACACGCACCCACCCCGCTGCGCGAGATGCTCGGCCGGCTGGAGGCGATGGCACCGCCGGAGGGGTTGGACGCCACCGACATTCGCAATCTGCCCGGCGGCGCCTCCCAGACCACGCACGGCGAGGGCGTGGCGCGCGGCGTCGGCTATGCCGTCGGCATCAAGAACATCTGCTTCTCCGAGGGCTCCGACGACTACTCGACCGCCCGGGTGCGGCTGGAGGTCGCCGGGGGAGAGCCCGTCGCGCTGGTGCACACCGCCGCCGCGGAGGTCGGGCAGGGGCTGGTCACCGTCGAGGCACAGATCGCCCGCACCGAACTCGGCGTCGACCGCGTGACGATCCACCCGGCCGACAACGGGATCGGCGACGCCGGATCTACTTCGGCATCGCGGCAGACCTATATGACCGGCGGCGCCGTCAAGACGGCCTGCGAGGCGGTCCGCGCGCGCGTGCTGGAACTGGCTGCCGCCAAGGGACATACCGCCGCGGCGAATCTCGTTGGCGGCAAGGTGGTTTCCGGTACCGGTGAGGTGCTCGCCGCCCTCGTCGACGTGCTCGATGAGGGGGCCGTCGAAGAGATCCGCGAATACCATCATCGGCCGACGACCGCGATGGACCCGGTGACCGGCCAGGGCGACAGCCACACCCAGCTGGCGGTCTGTGTGCACCGCGCGGTGGTGGACGTCGACACCGAGCTGGGCCTGGTGAAGGTCGTCGCCCTGGACGCCGTCCAGGACGTCGGCAGGATCATGAACCGGCTGTCGCTCGAAGGGCAGATCCACGGCGGGTCCGTGCAGGGCCTCGGCCTGGCGGTCATGGAGGAAATTCAGGTCGTCGACGGAAAGGTGCGCAACCCCTCGTTCACGGACTATCTCATCCCCACCATTCTCGACACTCCGCACCAGAAGCTGGAGATTCTGGAGAACGCCGACCCGCACGCCCCCTACGGCCTGCGCGGCGCCGGAGAGCCCCCGACGCTCTCGTCCACCCCGGCGATCGTCGCCGCGATACGCGACGCCTGCCGGTCGGCCGGCGGCACCGGACACCTCACCCGGGTCCCGGTCCGGCCGGAGGACATCATCCGAAGCTGTTGA
- a CDS encoding xanthine dehydrogenase family protein subunit M yields the protein MEFLRPADWAAALDMRATRPEATPIQGGTDIMVELNFDKARPPALLDLNPCRELLDVTESDGRLRIGAGVPYVRIIRDLERQVPALAQAARTVGSPQIRNRGSVGGNLGAASPAGDSHPALLAADAVIEVESAARGSRMIPIDDFYVWVKQNALEPDELIRAVWLAPATGPQYFSKVGTRNAMVIAVCSFAVALHPERRAVGAGIGSAGPVPLRAVAAEQYLAEALPWESPAPLADSVGREFGELVAAAAQPIDDVRGTADYRRHALSVLARRTLTWAWNDYAAPRRAA from the coding sequence ATGGAATTCCTGCGACCGGCGGACTGGGCGGCGGCCCTCGACATGCGGGCCACCCGCCCCGAGGCCACTCCGATTCAAGGCGGCACCGACATCATGGTGGAGCTGAATTTCGACAAGGCCCGGCCGCCCGCGCTGCTGGATCTGAATCCGTGCCGGGAATTGCTCGACGTGACGGAGAGCGACGGCCGGCTGCGCATCGGCGCCGGCGTGCCGTACGTGCGAATCATCCGCGACCTGGAGCGTCAGGTGCCCGCACTGGCGCAGGCGGCGCGGACGGTCGGTTCGCCGCAGATTCGCAATCGGGGATCGGTGGGCGGCAATCTCGGTGCCGCGTCGCCGGCCGGTGACAGCCATCCGGCGCTACTGGCCGCCGATGCGGTGATCGAAGTCGAATCGGCCGCGCGCGGCAGCCGGATGATTCCGATCGACGATTTCTACGTGTGGGTCAAGCAGAACGCGCTGGAGCCGGACGAATTGATTCGCGCCGTCTGGCTCGCCCCCGCTACCGGGCCGCAATACTTTTCGAAGGTCGGCACCCGCAATGCCATGGTGATCGCGGTCTGTTCGTTCGCGGTGGCGCTGCATCCGGAACGGCGCGCCGTGGGCGCGGGAATCGGTTCGGCCGGGCCCGTGCCGCTGCGCGCGGTGGCGGCCGAACAATATCTGGCCGAGGCGCTGCCGTGGGAAAGTCCCGCGCCGCTGGCCGATTCCGTGGGACGCGAATTCGGCGAGCTGGTCGCGGCCGCGGCGCAGCCGATCGATGACGTGCGCGGTACCGCGGACTATCGCAGGCATGCCCTGTCGGTGCTGGCGCGCCGCACCCTGACGTGGGCCTGGAACGACTACGCGGCGCCGAGGAGGGCGGCCTGA
- a CDS encoding (2Fe-2S)-binding protein, whose amino-acid sequence MRVSLEVNGCAEHVDDVWEGESLLYMLRERMGLPGSKNACEQGECGSCTVYLDGTPVCSCLVAAGQAQGRSVRTVEGLATRSAEDAAETLDPVQQAFVAAGAVQCGFCTPGLIVQAHDLIEHNPNPSDAEIREALAGNLCRCTGYEKILDAVRMAAERKEAAR is encoded by the coding sequence ATGCGGGTGAGCCTCGAGGTCAACGGGTGCGCCGAACACGTGGACGACGTGTGGGAGGGCGAGAGCCTGCTGTACATGCTGCGCGAGCGCATGGGGCTGCCCGGCTCCAAGAACGCCTGCGAACAAGGCGAATGCGGTTCGTGCACAGTCTATCTGGACGGCACGCCGGTGTGCTCGTGCCTGGTCGCCGCCGGGCAGGCGCAGGGCCGCTCGGTGCGCACGGTGGAGGGCCTGGCGACCCGATCGGCCGAGGACGCGGCGGAGACCTTGGATCCGGTGCAGCAGGCCTTCGTGGCGGCCGGTGCCGTGCAGTGCGGATTCTGCACCCCGGGACTGATCGTGCAGGCCCACGACCTGATCGAGCACAACCCGAACCCGTCGGACGCCGAGATCCGCGAGGCGCTGGCCGGAAACCTGTGCCGCTGCACCGGTTACGAGAAGATCCTGGACGCGGTGCGGATGGCCGCCGAGCGGAAGGAGGCCGCACGGTGA
- a CDS encoding 8-oxoguanine deaminase — MNASGPAGSPRLVIENAYLATIVGAEIESGYLTAENGRITGMGAGPAPEFEGAERIDGTGCLVTPGLVNTHHHLYQWATQGMYQDSTLFEWLTGLYRLWAGLDAEVTYGAAAAGLAWLALTGTTTSSDHHYVFPRGRGDLFEAEVRAAGEIGLRFHPCRGSMDRGRSDGGLPPDEVVERTDDILSGTAETIDRYHDPSFDSMLRVAVAPCSPFSVTETLMRESATLARDKGVRLHTHLAETLDEEEHCLEQMGCTPVEYMERIGWLGEDVWFAHAVHLHDKDIRRFADSGSGSAHCPSSNARLGAGVAPVVDLLAAGAPVGLGVDGAASSELTSMAGEMRQAMLFQRAVHGPDALTARQALEIGTLGGARNLGRQREIGSLEIGKLADIAVWRVDGFRAALADPVCALVFGPAPPLARLLVGGRTVVENDELRTVSQDAVAQAGAEARRRLLRGEEKR, encoded by the coding sequence GTGAACGCGTCCGGCCCGGCCGGCTCGCCCCGGCTGGTCATCGAAAACGCTTACCTCGCAACGATCGTGGGCGCGGAGATCGAAAGCGGTTACCTCACCGCGGAGAACGGCCGTATCACCGGAATGGGTGCCGGCCCGGCACCGGAGTTCGAGGGCGCCGAGCGTATCGACGGCACCGGCTGCCTGGTCACTCCGGGGCTGGTCAATACGCACCATCATCTGTATCAGTGGGCCACCCAGGGGATGTACCAGGACTCGACCCTGTTCGAGTGGCTGACCGGGCTGTACCGCCTCTGGGCCGGCCTCGACGCCGAGGTCACCTACGGTGCCGCCGCCGCGGGCCTGGCCTGGCTGGCGCTGACCGGCACCACCACCTCGAGCGACCACCACTACGTGTTCCCGCGGGGGCGTGGCGATCTGTTCGAGGCCGAGGTGCGCGCCGCCGGGGAGATCGGGCTGCGGTTCCACCCGTGCCGCGGCTCCATGGATCGAGGGCGGTCCGACGGCGGGCTGCCGCCCGATGAGGTGGTCGAGCGTACCGACGACATCCTCAGCGGCACAGCGGAAACCATCGACCGGTACCACGATCCGTCGTTCGATTCCATGCTGCGCGTGGCCGTGGCGCCGTGCTCGCCGTTCTCGGTCACCGAGACCCTGATGCGCGAATCCGCCACGCTGGCCCGTGACAAGGGCGTGCGCCTGCACACCCATCTCGCCGAGACCCTGGACGAGGAAGAGCACTGCCTCGAGCAGATGGGCTGCACCCCGGTCGAGTACATGGAACGGATCGGCTGGCTCGGCGAGGACGTGTGGTTCGCCCACGCGGTTCATCTGCACGACAAGGACATTCGGCGGTTCGCCGACTCCGGCAGCGGTTCGGCGCACTGTCCGAGTTCCAATGCGCGCCTCGGCGCCGGGGTCGCGCCGGTCGTCGATCTGCTCGCCGCCGGTGCTCCGGTCGGTCTCGGCGTGGACGGCGCCGCCTCCAGCGAGCTGACCTCGATGGCCGGAGAAATGCGGCAGGCCATGCTGTTCCAGCGGGCGGTGCACGGCCCGGACGCGCTCACCGCCCGGCAGGCCCTCGAGATCGGCACCCTCGGTGGCGCCAGGAACCTGGGCCGGCAGCGAGAGATCGGCAGTCTCGAGATCGGGAAGCTGGCCGATATCGCCGTCTGGCGCGTCGACGGCTTCCGCGCCGCCCTCGCCGACCCGGTCTGCGCCTTGGTCTTCGGCCCGGCTCCGCCCCTGGCCCGGCTGCTGGTAGGCGGGCGCACGGTGGTGGAGAACGACGAATTGCGCACGGTGTCCCAGGATGCGGTGGCGCAGGCGGGTGCCGAAGCTCGCCGACGCCTGCTGCGCGGGGAGGAAAAGAGATGA
- a CDS encoding PucR family transcriptional regulator — MRLRSLLAMTDLGLELVTGEEELDRFVRWVVTQDLLDPSRYLSGGELVLTGMQWRSTPEDSERFVASLARAKVAALATGDARYGAPPEDVVDACRRYRIPLFRVDTNVAFAAVTERITRELSTGRATDLSAILDRHRQLVSGAGLGSVLELIERDLGMRCWVMSSTGRVVAGPPSAPPGGAVAAFLSARRLPCVITAGERPYSLFAVDEHGTSRAADWLLIFDADCADWPEERRALTGELAAVVSLERARQDDRQSAEGRLAEELIQLIVSDTKPAEIISRLELTGLGSADSHIAVAAAAENGLRPGELRSLLREILSGRTPAVGVVDGEAIALIPADTSVLDAIHTALDTLEPGLGESRLSIGVSGIVDGESLRGAVDEARHARRVAADRQRPACVVGHDELATHMMLLASVPDEVRRMFRLRLLDPLITYDRDNSSDLVHTLETFLETSGAWARSAELLHVHVNTMRYRIARIEELTGRDLSRLADRVDFFLALALR; from the coding sequence ATGCGCCTTCGTTCCCTGCTCGCCATGACGGATCTGGGTCTGGAGCTCGTCACCGGGGAGGAAGAGCTCGACCGGTTCGTGCGCTGGGTGGTCACCCAGGATCTGCTCGATCCGAGCCGGTACCTGTCCGGCGGCGAGCTGGTCCTCACCGGCATGCAGTGGCGGAGCACACCGGAGGACAGTGAGCGTTTCGTCGCGTCGCTCGCCCGGGCCAAGGTGGCGGCGCTGGCCACGGGGGACGCCCGCTACGGCGCCCCGCCCGAGGACGTCGTGGACGCCTGCCGCCGGTACCGCATCCCGCTGTTCCGGGTGGACACGAACGTGGCGTTCGCGGCGGTCACCGAGCGGATCACCCGGGAACTGTCCACCGGGCGGGCTACCGATTTGTCGGCCATCCTGGACCGGCACCGGCAGCTGGTCTCCGGTGCCGGGCTCGGCTCGGTCCTGGAACTGATCGAACGCGATCTCGGGATGCGCTGCTGGGTGATGTCCTCGACCGGGCGCGTGGTGGCCGGGCCGCCATCGGCACCGCCCGGCGGGGCCGTCGCCGCATTCCTCAGCGCCCGGCGCCTGCCCTGCGTGATCACCGCCGGCGAACGCCCCTACTCGCTGTTCGCCGTCGACGAGCACGGCACCTCCCGTGCCGCCGACTGGCTGCTGATATTCGACGCCGACTGCGCCGACTGGCCGGAGGAACGCCGCGCCCTGACCGGCGAGCTGGCCGCGGTGGTCTCGCTGGAACGCGCCCGGCAGGACGATCGGCAGAGCGCGGAGGGCCGGCTGGCCGAGGAGCTGATTCAGTTGATCGTCTCCGATACCAAACCGGCGGAGATCATTTCGCGTCTCGAGCTCACCGGGCTCGGTTCCGCCGACAGCCACATCGCCGTGGCGGCCGCGGCGGAAAACGGCTTGCGGCCCGGGGAATTACGGTCGCTGCTGCGCGAAATCCTTTCCGGCAGAACGCCGGCCGTCGGCGTGGTGGACGGTGAGGCGATCGCGCTGATCCCCGCCGACACGTCCGTGCTCGACGCCATCCACACCGCGCTCGACACCCTGGAACCGGGCCTGGGCGAGAGCCGGCTGTCGATCGGGGTCAGCGGCATCGTCGACGGCGAGTCGCTGCGCGGCGCGGTCGACGAGGCCCGGCACGCCCGGCGCGTGGCCGCCGACCGGCAGCGGCCGGCCTGCGTGGTCGGCCACGACGAGCTGGCCACCCACATGATGCTGCTGGCCAGCGTGCCCGACGAGGTGCGGCGGATGTTCCGGTTGCGCCTACTGGATCCACTGATCACCTACGACCGCGACAACAGCTCCGACCTGGTGCACACCCTCGAAACCTTCCTGGAGACCTCGGGGGCCTGGGCCCGCAGCGCCGAGCTGCTGCATGTGCACGTCAACACGATGCGCTACCGGATCGCCCGCATCGAGGAGCTGACCGGACGCGACCTGTCCCGGCTCGCCGACCGGGTGGATTTCTTCCTCGCACTCGCCCTGCGCTGA
- a CDS encoding XdhC/CoxI family protein, translating into MHELTEQLRQWHSAGTRYALASIVGVTGSAPRPLGAAMAVDEEGTVVGSVSGGCVEGAVYDLCLESLRTGRPRRETFGYSDSDALAVGLTCGGVLEVFVHPVGPRDRAVMERVMGTAGAVALVRDMDTGAALAVGPDRVEAPGPEPVRAAQGAATAERQQDGPVAAADRRVVAEARAMLGLGATGVRVIGCGSDEVTVFVESRVPPPRMIVFGAIDFAGAVTRIGKFLGYHVTVCDARPVFATPARFPEADEVVVAWPHRYLEGAEVDSRTVICVLTHDAKFDVPVLEVALRRPVAYVGAMGSRRTHRDRLSRLRAAGLTEAELARLHSPIGLDLGGHTPEETAVAVAAEIVAVRRGGTGHALSGTDGPIHRFAAEEPVGPPPMEYTGRI; encoded by the coding sequence GTGCATGAGCTGACCGAGCAACTGCGGCAATGGCATTCGGCGGGCACGAGATACGCCCTCGCCAGCATCGTCGGTGTCACCGGGAGCGCGCCCCGGCCACTCGGCGCGGCGATGGCGGTCGACGAGGAGGGGACCGTCGTGGGCAGCGTCTCCGGTGGCTGTGTCGAGGGCGCGGTGTACGACCTGTGCCTCGAGTCGCTGCGCACCGGGCGCCCGCGACGGGAAACGTTCGGCTACAGCGATTCCGACGCGCTGGCCGTCGGGCTGACCTGCGGCGGTGTGCTGGAGGTGTTCGTCCATCCGGTCGGCCCGCGCGATCGGGCCGTCATGGAGCGGGTGATGGGCACGGCAGGTGCCGTGGCGCTGGTCCGGGACATGGACACGGGTGCGGCACTGGCCGTGGGCCCGGATCGGGTCGAGGCGCCCGGTCCGGAACCGGTTCGTGCGGCGCAGGGGGCCGCGACGGCCGAGCGGCAGCAGGACGGACCGGTCGCTGCCGCGGACCGGCGCGTGGTGGCCGAGGCGCGGGCCATGCTCGGCCTCGGGGCCACGGGCGTCCGGGTGATCGGTTGCGGCAGTGACGAAGTCACGGTCTTCGTCGAGTCGCGGGTACCGCCGCCGCGGATGATCGTCTTCGGCGCCATCGACTTCGCGGGCGCGGTCACCCGGATCGGCAAGTTCCTCGGCTACCACGTGACAGTCTGCGACGCCCGCCCGGTATTCGCCACACCGGCACGGTTCCCGGAGGCCGACGAGGTGGTGGTGGCGTGGCCGCACCGCTATCTCGAAGGCGCCGAGGTGGATTCGCGCACGGTGATCTGCGTGCTCACACACGACGCGAAGTTCGACGTCCCGGTGCTGGAGGTGGCACTGCGGCGCCCCGTCGCCTATGTGGGCGCGATGGGCTCGCGGCGCACGCACCGGGACCGACTGTCCCGGTTGCGAGCGGCCGGGCTGACCGAAGCGGAACTGGCACGGCTACATTCCCCGATCGGCCTGGATCTGGGTGGGCACACCCCGGAGGAGACGGCGGTGGCGGTCGCCGCCGAGATCGTCGCGGTCCGCCGCGGCGGCACCGGGCACGCACTGAGCGGTACCGACGGCCCGATCCACCGGTTCGCCGCCGAGGAACCGGTGGGGCCGCCGCCGATGGAGTACACCGGCCGGATCTGA